From Pseudanabaena sp. PCC 6802, one genomic window encodes:
- a CDS encoding glucose-1-phosphate cytidylyltransferase — MKVVLFCGGLGTRLREHSETIPKPMVEIGCRPIIWHLMRYYAHFGHKDFILCLGYMGNYIKNYFLNYNECFSNNFTLSKGGKNIQLHNSDIEDWTITFVDTGLNSNIGQRLVAVKPYLEGEEVFLANYADGLSDLNLDDYLNNFQRRGKIASFLAVQPSQSFHVISLSENSLVQTIEPVGNSDLWINGGFFALKQEIFDYIQNGEELVLEPFQRLIRKEQLIAYRNPGFWACMDTLKEKMMFDEMHAKGNTPWSVWETSKSATGEILKPQLSDMQQKHLLGVKK; from the coding sequence ATGAAGGTAGTTTTATTCTGCGGTGGTCTTGGCACGCGACTGAGAGAACATTCTGAAACAATTCCGAAGCCAATGGTTGAAATCGGTTGTCGCCCGATTATTTGGCACCTAATGCGGTACTATGCGCACTTTGGGCATAAGGACTTTATCCTATGTCTCGGTTACATGGGGAACTATATCAAGAACTATTTTCTTAACTATAATGAATGTTTCTCTAATAACTTTACCCTTTCTAAAGGTGGGAAAAACATTCAGCTCCATAACAGTGACATTGAAGATTGGACAATTACGTTTGTTGATACTGGACTTAACTCCAACATCGGTCAGCGACTTGTGGCTGTAAAGCCATATTTAGAAGGAGAAGAAGTTTTCTTAGCTAACTATGCAGATGGTTTAAGCGATCTCAACCTTGACGATTACCTCAATAACTTCCAGAGAAGAGGCAAAATTGCGAGTTTCCTCGCAGTACAACCATCACAATCTTTCCATGTGATTTCCTTGAGCGAAAATTCTCTAGTTCAAACTATTGAGCCGGTTGGCAACTCCGATCTCTGGATTAATGGTGGCTTTTTTGCCTTAAAGCAGGAAATTTTTGATTATATTCAGAACGGGGAAGAATTAGTTCTTGAGCCATTTCAGCGCCTAATTCGGAAAGAGCAATTGATTGCCTATCGAAATCCGGGGTTCTGGGCGTGTATGGATACGCTAAAGGAAAAGATGATGTTTGACGAGATGCATGCTAAAGGCAATACTCCATGGTCTGTTTGGGAAACTTCTAAATCTGCAACTGGTGAAATCCTAAAACCTCAACTCTCTGATATGCAGCAAAAGCATCTTTTAGGGGTAAAGAAATGA
- a CDS encoding glycosyltransferase family 2 protein, which translates to MKVHVFSMAHNESHLIPYFVRHYQNCFPNCDITILDNESTDDTATICKNLGCEVIPIFSNGYVDQLLSDMKNERWKNSQADWIIACDVDEFLQIDQVELERLNDSGVTILRTQGFDMVGSNGNPDKITAKYPNDWFSKSVCFKRTEIENINYTPGAHHCYPTGHVQWSPSAYALFHYKYLSPSLTFERIKLRCDRTSDDNRKKGIAYEYFEFSEIKVRREFARARRKAIGWRLLSKIIPKDKYILGHKLISKIP; encoded by the coding sequence ATGAAAGTCCATGTCTTTTCAATGGCTCATAACGAGTCTCATTTAATTCCCTATTTTGTTCGTCATTATCAGAATTGCTTCCCCAATTGTGATATCACAATACTTGATAATGAGTCCACTGATGACACTGCAACCATTTGTAAAAACTTGGGCTGTGAAGTCATTCCTATTTTTTCAAATGGTTATGTCGATCAACTCCTTTCAGACATGAAGAATGAGCGGTGGAAAAATAGTCAGGCTGACTGGATAATCGCCTGCGATGTAGATGAATTCTTGCAGATTGACCAAGTGGAACTAGAAAGGCTAAATGATTCTGGAGTAACGATTTTACGGACTCAGGGCTTTGATATGGTTGGCAGCAACGGTAACCCTGATAAGATTACAGCCAAGTATCCAAATGATTGGTTTAGCAAGTCTGTATGTTTTAAGCGAACTGAAATCGAAAATATTAACTACACTCCGGGAGCACATCACTGTTATCCAACTGGGCATGTTCAGTGGAGTCCATCAGCTTATGCATTGTTTCACTACAAGTATCTTTCACCAAGCTTAACCTTCGAAAGAATTAAGCTGCGGTGCGATCGCACAAGTGATGATAATCGGAAAAAAGGAATTGCCTACGAGTATTTTGAGTTTAGTGAAATTAAGGTACGCAGAGAATTTGCTCGCGCACGACGGAAAGCCATCGGGTGGAGACTCCTCAGTAAAATTATCCCAAAAGATAAATATATTTTGGGGCATAAATTGATATCAAAAATACCGTAA
- the rfbC gene encoding dTDP-4-dehydrorhamnose 3,5-epimerase produces MLFTQTKLQGSYIVEPEKLEDGRGFFARTWCQQEFSTLGLDANLVQCSISFNNKRGTLRGMHLQIPPCAETKLVRCTQGGIYDVIIDLRSHSSTYMQWTAVHLTAKNRKALYIPKGFAHGFQTLADNTEVFYQMSDFYRPDFARGFRWNDPNFKIQWPEPVTIISVRDREYEDFEPSWL; encoded by the coding sequence ATGCTTTTCACTCAAACCAAGCTGCAAGGTTCTTACATTGTTGAGCCAGAAAAACTGGAAGATGGGCGTGGTTTTTTTGCTCGAACATGGTGCCAGCAGGAATTTAGTACTCTGGGGCTTGATGCTAACCTGGTTCAATGTAGCATTTCTTTCAATAACAAGAGGGGAACGCTACGCGGCATGCATTTACAAATTCCACCTTGTGCCGAAACAAAGTTAGTGAGATGTACGCAGGGAGGTATTTATGATGTCATTATCGATCTACGCTCCCACTCAAGCACGTATATGCAGTGGACTGCCGTTCACCTGACTGCTAAAAATCGAAAAGCCCTATACATTCCCAAAGGGTTTGCACATGGCTTTCAAACTTTGGCAGATAACACAGAAGTCTTTTATCAGATGTCTGATTTTTATCGCCCAGATTTTGCCCGTGGTTTCCGCTGGAACGATCCAAACTTCAAAATTCAATGGCCCGAGCCAGTTACTATTATATCAGTGCGCGATCGAGAATACGAAGACTTTGAACCAAGTTGGTTATAG
- the rfbG gene encoding CDP-glucose 4,6-dehydratase yields MDITFWHGKRVLLTGHTGFKGSWLSLWLQSIGVELLGYALQPPTNPSLFEIARVADGMTSVIGDICDRKYLQEVIIGFRPQIVIHMAAQSVVRASYTDPVFTYNTNVMGTVNLFEAIRQVGGVRAVVNVTSDKCYENREWFWGYRENDPLGGYDPYSSSKACAELVTTAYRNSFFHPKDYAGHGVAIASARAGNVIGGGDWTPDGLVSDIVKSLLKQQPVLIRNPYATRPWQHVLDALNGYLTLVEHLYSKGPAFAEAWNFGPYESAVKPVGWLVEQLLCLWGENSSWEQDKAHQPHEANALSLDCSKARLKLGWEPKLSLEEALEQITTWTKSYQAGDDMHNVTKTSIHQFMAITAK; encoded by the coding sequence ATGGATATTACTTTTTGGCATGGGAAGCGGGTGTTGCTGACTGGGCACACAGGATTTAAAGGCAGTTGGTTATCGCTCTGGCTCCAATCTATTGGAGTTGAGTTGTTAGGATATGCTCTACAACCACCTACAAATCCCAGCCTATTTGAGATTGCTCGTGTGGCAGACGGAATGACTTCTGTAATAGGCGATATTTGCGATCGCAAATATCTACAGGAGGTTATCATAGGTTTTCGACCTCAAATAGTTATCCACATGGCTGCTCAGTCAGTTGTAAGGGCATCCTACACCGATCCGGTGTTTACTTATAATACAAACGTGATGGGCACGGTCAATTTGTTCGAAGCGATTCGCCAGGTTGGAGGGGTTCGAGCTGTTGTTAATGTCACCTCAGACAAGTGTTACGAGAACCGGGAATGGTTTTGGGGATATCGAGAGAACGATCCGCTAGGTGGATACGATCCCTATAGTAGTAGCAAAGCTTGTGCTGAGTTAGTAACAACTGCCTACCGGAATTCTTTTTTTCACCCTAAGGATTACGCAGGGCATGGTGTTGCGATTGCCTCTGCACGAGCTGGGAACGTTATTGGCGGGGGTGATTGGACTCCAGATGGCTTGGTTTCAGATATTGTTAAGTCACTTCTCAAACAACAGCCTGTTTTGATACGTAACCCTTATGCAACCCGTCCCTGGCAGCATGTACTGGATGCACTTAATGGATATCTAACTCTAGTTGAGCATCTTTATAGCAAGGGGCCTGCATTTGCTGAAGCCTGGAACTTTGGCCCCTATGAATCGGCTGTGAAGCCAGTAGGCTGGTTGGTCGAACAATTGTTATGTCTATGGGGAGAAAACTCCTCATGGGAGCAAGATAAAGCCCATCAGCCCCATGAAGCTAATGCCCTAAGTTTAGATTGTTCCAAAGCGCGCCTTAAACTGGGATGGGAACCAAAGTTATCTTTAGAGGAAGCTCTAGAGCAAATTACCACATGGACTAAGTCTTACCAGGCAGGAGATGATATGCATAACGTGACTAAGACATCCATACATCAGTTTATGGCAATAACAGCTAAATAA
- a CDS encoding class I SAM-dependent methyltransferase: MTKQAHSVKLLDKSTEQAPKCRFCGTGLRHTLVNLGMSPLCESFLDSEQLDRMEAFYPLHVRVCENCFLAQLEAYVSPEHIFTEYAYFSSYADTWLRQCKEYSDRAIDRFNLNENSQVVELASNDGYLLQYFVEKNIPVLGVEPATNIAKVAIAKGMPTLNEFFGRECARRLVQQGKQADLVAANNVLAHVPDLNDFVAGIKILLKPHGVFTGEIQHLVKLMAANQFDTIYHEHFCYHTFTTLEKIFAAHGMTLFDVEELPTHGGSLRIYARHSDDLSKPVGDRVTELRDREEADGFTTLDRYTNFEEQVRETKRKLLDFLIKAKREGKTVAGYGAPGKGNTLLNYCGIRTDFLDYTVDRNPYKHGKFLPGTHIPIYPPSKIQETKPDYVLILPWNFKEEIMEQMSFIRDWGGQFVIPIPEVKVYP; this comes from the coding sequence ATGACTAAGCAAGCCCACTCCGTAAAGCTTCTAGACAAATCAACTGAGCAAGCCCCTAAATGCCGATTTTGCGGGACTGGCTTGCGACATACCTTGGTAAATTTAGGCATGTCACCCCTATGTGAAAGCTTTTTGGATAGCGAGCAACTCGATCGCATGGAGGCATTTTATCCATTGCATGTTCGAGTTTGTGAAAATTGCTTTTTGGCACAACTGGAGGCATATGTTAGCCCGGAGCATATCTTTACAGAATATGCATATTTTTCATCCTACGCTGATACCTGGTTAAGGCAATGTAAAGAATATAGCGATCGCGCGATCGATCGGTTTAATTTAAATGAAAACAGTCAGGTGGTCGAACTTGCTAGCAATGATGGCTATCTTTTGCAATACTTTGTAGAGAAAAATATTCCTGTTTTGGGTGTTGAACCTGCCACCAATATTGCCAAAGTGGCGATCGCTAAAGGCATGCCCACCCTAAATGAGTTCTTTGGAAGGGAATGTGCCCGAAGATTGGTGCAGCAGGGGAAGCAAGCAGATTTAGTAGCGGCAAACAACGTGCTGGCACACGTACCCGACCTGAATGACTTTGTCGCAGGCATCAAGATTTTGCTCAAACCGCACGGTGTTTTCACTGGAGAGATTCAGCATCTTGTGAAATTGATGGCAGCAAACCAGTTTGATACGATTTACCACGAGCATTTTTGCTATCACACCTTCACTACTCTTGAGAAAATTTTTGCTGCACACGGTATGACACTCTTTGATGTGGAAGAGTTGCCCACACATGGTGGGTCTTTACGAATTTATGCACGTCACTCCGATGACCTATCGAAACCTGTGGGAGATCGCGTCACTGAGCTGAGAGACCGCGAAGAAGCTGATGGATTTACGACACTCGATCGCTATACCAACTTTGAAGAGCAGGTGCGAGAAACTAAACGCAAGCTTCTAGACTTTCTAATCAAAGCTAAGCGAGAGGGGAAAACAGTTGCGGGCTATGGTGCACCTGGCAAGGGCAACACGCTTCTTAACTACTGTGGCATTAGAACAGATTTTCTTGACTACACGGTCGATCGCAACCCTTACAAGCATGGCAAGTTTTTACCTGGAACCCATATCCCAATCTATCCTCCTAGCAAAATTCAGGAAACCAAGCCAGATTATGTTCTCATCTTGCCCTGGAACTTTAAAGAAGAAATCATGGAACAAATGAGCTTTATTCGAGATTGGGGCGGTCAGTTCGTTATACCAATCCCTGAAGTTAAGGTCTATCCTTAA
- a CDS encoding glycosyltransferase family 2 protein: protein MPKVSVVIINYNYSQYLDERIQSFLGQTYRDFELLIIDNGSTDNSVDVIQQYTKDPRVSVKYYDENDSPLKRWNEGVESTQGEYVMIAASDDSCDPRLLERLVEKLDNHPSVGFAYSQSWEIDDRGNRLYLSKQLMDHLHPGLWDTDFVASGREMCQHMLFLNIIRFSGIARRSVFVSAGKFDTQLPYEADWLLWSKILLVSDLAYVAEPLTFGRTHANSLGKVVKNASVLEGRLIVIHYLLSNIEPPEHFWEIVYVPIIAYWTRLMLSGQVPLNKNLRIYGLLRVIDPHVNYRLVENLYRVSTKKLALLYKIFSKKQEVSTLK, encoded by the coding sequence ATGCCTAAGGTTAGCGTTGTTATTATTAACTATAACTACTCTCAGTATCTAGACGAACGCATTCAGAGTTTCCTAGGCCAAACCTATCGAGACTTTGAATTGCTTATTATTGATAATGGCTCAACGGATAACAGTGTTGATGTAATTCAGCAATACACAAAAGATCCCAGAGTTTCTGTAAAATATTACGATGAAAACGATTCACCCTTGAAACGTTGGAATGAAGGCGTAGAATCTACTCAAGGTGAATATGTGATGATCGCTGCTTCCGATGACAGTTGCGATCCTAGACTCCTGGAGAGGCTTGTTGAAAAACTGGATAATCACCCTTCTGTAGGCTTTGCCTATTCTCAATCTTGGGAAATTGACGATCGGGGCAACAGGCTGTATCTATCCAAACAGTTGATGGATCATCTCCATCCAGGTCTTTGGGATACAGATTTTGTTGCAAGTGGTCGAGAAATGTGCCAGCACATGCTGTTTCTCAATATAATTCGATTCTCTGGGATTGCACGGCGATCTGTTTTTGTCAGCGCTGGTAAGTTTGACACACAATTGCCATACGAAGCGGATTGGCTGCTCTGGTCAAAAATCTTGCTCGTTTCAGATCTCGCCTACGTTGCTGAGCCTTTAACTTTTGGTAGAACACATGCAAATTCACTCGGCAAAGTAGTAAAGAATGCATCAGTCCTTGAAGGAAGACTGATAGTCATTCACTATTTGCTATCTAACATTGAACCACCTGAACACTTCTGGGAAATAGTATATGTCCCAATCATAGCGTATTGGACAAGACTTATGTTATCGGGACAAGTTCCTCTCAACAAAAATCTAAGAATTTATGGTTTATTGAGAGTGATCGATCCTCATGTAAATTATCGGTTGGTTGAGAACCTTTATAGGGTTTCTACGAAAAAACTTGCATTACTCTATAAGATCTTCTCTAAAAAGCAAGAGGTTTCTACTTTAAAATAG
- a CDS encoding DUF4910 domain-containing protein, producing the protein MNIYAEAQNLHQLGLEMYDLIAKLYPICRSITGDGVRKSLHILQELIPLVIHEVPTGTQVFDWTVPKEWNVRDAYVKNDLGEKVIDFQVLNLHLLNYSTPIHRKMSLSELKEHLFTLPEQPDLVPYRTSYYKENWGFCLSHNRLKQLEDGEYEVFIDSSLEDGYLTYGEYYLPGEIEDEVLFSCHVCHPSLCNDNLSGLALATFLAKYLGSQPNRYSYRLLFIPGTIGSITWLSLNESKTHHIKHGLVISGVGDAGGMTYKKSRRSNAEIDRVVEHVLSHTERESKIEEFSPYGYDERQYCSPGFNLPIGRLTRTPFGKYAEYHTSADNLKFVKPSSLADSLGVYLEVIDILESNKRYLNINSKCEPQLGKRGLYGNFGGKQDKRADEMEMLWVLNLSDGTHSLLDIANRAGIKFQAIKGAAIALKKAALLQECSEEVVSRNAIEK; encoded by the coding sequence ATGAACATTTATGCGGAAGCACAGAATCTCCATCAACTTGGGTTGGAAATGTACGATCTGATCGCTAAACTATACCCCATTTGTCGGAGCATTACTGGCGATGGGGTTCGAAAATCACTGCATATCCTCCAAGAACTAATTCCACTAGTAATTCATGAAGTGCCAACGGGTACGCAAGTCTTTGACTGGACAGTTCCCAAAGAATGGAATGTTCGAGATGCTTACGTGAAGAATGACTTGGGCGAAAAAGTAATTGACTTCCAAGTATTAAATTTACATTTGCTAAACTACAGTACTCCAATTCATCGAAAGATGTCTTTATCTGAGTTAAAAGAACATCTGTTCACATTACCCGAACAACCCGATCTAGTACCATATCGTACTTCCTACTACAAAGAGAACTGGGGATTTTGCTTAAGTCATAATAGACTGAAGCAACTTGAAGATGGCGAGTACGAAGTATTCATTGATTCCTCGCTTGAAGATGGATACCTTACCTATGGTGAATACTATCTACCTGGAGAAATAGAAGATGAAGTTCTGTTTTCTTGCCATGTTTGTCATCCGTCATTGTGTAATGATAACCTCTCAGGTTTAGCTTTAGCGACTTTCTTGGCCAAATATCTTGGTTCGCAGCCAAATCGATACTCGTATCGACTTCTATTTATCCCTGGGACAATTGGCTCTATTACCTGGTTGAGTCTGAATGAATCTAAGACACATCACATAAAGCATGGTCTGGTAATATCTGGTGTAGGAGATGCAGGTGGCATGACCTACAAAAAGAGTCGTCGTAGCAATGCTGAAATTGATAGAGTAGTAGAACATGTTTTAAGCCACACTGAGCGGGAAAGCAAAATTGAAGAATTTTCTCCATACGGTTATGATGAGCGCCAATATTGCTCGCCAGGGTTTAACCTACCAATCGGACGTTTAACCAGAACGCCATTTGGGAAGTATGCAGAATACCACACATCAGCAGACAACCTGAAGTTTGTCAAACCTAGCTCTTTAGCAGATTCATTAGGAGTTTATCTAGAAGTTATTGACATTCTTGAAAGTAACAAAAGATATCTGAATATAAATTCAAAATGCGAGCCCCAATTAGGTAAACGAGGCTTGTACGGTAATTTTGGTGGCAAGCAAGATAAGAGGGCTGATGAGATGGAAATGTTATGGGTACTTAATCTCTCAGATGGAACCCACTCATTATTAGATATTGCTAATCGGGCTGGAATAAAATTTCAGGCAATTAAGGGTGCGGCGATCGCATTGAAAAAAGCTGCGCTATTACAAGAATGTTCAGAAGAAGTAGTCAGTAGAAATGCTATAGAAAAATAG